One segment of Phaeacidiphilus oryzae TH49 DNA contains the following:
- a CDS encoding DUF3180 domain-containing protein, which translates to MKPLRPAVLGGIAVIVGVLCWAGARLWDSTGSLPGVPSAAPVVLAVIAVILAATAISFRSRLRAQRDRVPGARGVDPLVAARAVVFAQASVVVAAVVAGIYGGLAVFLFTASDQAARRGQAVTAAAAVVAAAGVVAAGLFLQHVCRLPEDGDDDPQT; encoded by the coding sequence GTGAAGCCGCTACGTCCGGCTGTGCTCGGCGGGATCGCCGTGATCGTGGGGGTTCTCTGCTGGGCGGGCGCGCGTCTGTGGGACTCGACGGGCTCGCTGCCCGGGGTGCCCTCGGCGGCGCCGGTGGTGCTGGCGGTGATCGCGGTGATCCTGGCCGCGACGGCTATCTCGTTCCGGTCCCGGCTGCGCGCCCAGCGGGACAGGGTGCCGGGGGCCCGCGGGGTCGATCCGCTGGTGGCGGCGCGGGCGGTGGTCTTCGCGCAGGCGAGCGTGGTGGTCGCGGCGGTGGTGGCCGGGATCTACGGCGGCCTGGCCGTCTTCCTCTTCACCGCCTCCGACCAGGCGGCCCGCCGCGGCCAGGCGGTGACCGCGGCGGCCGCGGTGGTCGCCGCGGCCGGGGTGGTCGCGGCCGGCCTCTTCCTCCAGCACGTCTGCCGGCTGCCGGAGGACGGCGACGACGACCCGCAGACCTGA
- a CDS encoding ABC transporter ATP-binding protein encodes MIRFEHVSKRYPDGTEAVRDLELSVGEGELVTLVGPSGCGKTTTLKLVNRLVEPTSGRILLNGEDISAVDPVRLRRRIGYVIQQVGLFPHRTVLENTATVPSLLPGGSGRKARRAARERAAELLELVGLDPSVYGRRYPHQLSGGQRQRVGVARALAADPPVLLMDEPFGAVDPVVRERLQTEFLRLQAAVRKTVLFVTHDLEEAVRLGDRVAVFGNGRVEQYDTPAAVLGSPATEYVADFVGSDRDLKRLAVTPIRAGDLAQPPVVGAEDLAWQALTAIRAAGVAGAAGGTGVGGGAGAADGGGPNGQEGGWDWAVVVDGDGLPEGWVEAGTLAQAGSGVTVREYSRPVDARVDADADLKEALSVLLRHDAGWVAVLDSSGRLAGVLTPAHLHSALRAAPVSL; translated from the coding sequence ATGATCCGCTTCGAGCACGTCAGCAAGCGCTACCCGGACGGCACAGAGGCCGTGCGCGACCTGGAACTCTCGGTCGGCGAAGGCGAGTTGGTGACGCTCGTCGGCCCCTCGGGATGCGGGAAGACCACCACCCTCAAGCTCGTCAACCGCCTGGTGGAGCCCACCTCGGGACGCATTCTGCTGAACGGCGAGGACATCTCGGCGGTCGATCCGGTGCGACTGCGCCGCCGCATCGGCTATGTCATCCAGCAGGTCGGCCTCTTCCCGCACCGGACCGTGCTGGAGAACACCGCCACCGTCCCGTCCCTGCTGCCCGGCGGCAGCGGCCGGAAGGCGCGCCGGGCGGCCCGGGAGCGCGCGGCCGAGCTGCTGGAGCTGGTCGGCCTCGACCCCTCGGTGTACGGCCGCCGCTATCCGCACCAGCTGTCCGGCGGGCAGCGGCAGCGGGTGGGGGTGGCCCGGGCGCTGGCCGCGGACCCGCCGGTGCTGCTGATGGACGAGCCGTTCGGGGCGGTGGACCCGGTCGTCCGGGAGCGGCTGCAGACCGAGTTCCTCCGCCTCCAGGCCGCCGTGCGGAAGACCGTCCTCTTCGTCACCCACGACCTGGAGGAGGCGGTCCGGCTGGGCGACCGAGTGGCGGTCTTCGGCAACGGCCGGGTCGAGCAGTACGACACCCCGGCGGCCGTACTGGGCTCCCCGGCGACCGAGTACGTGGCCGACTTCGTCGGCTCGGACCGGGACCTCAAGCGGCTGGCCGTGACCCCCATCCGGGCCGGCGATCTGGCGCAGCCGCCGGTGGTGGGCGCGGAGGACCTGGCCTGGCAGGCGCTGACCGCGATCCGCGCGGCCGGCGTGGCCGGCGCGGCCGGCGGGACCGGGGTGGGCGGCGGAGCCGGAGCGGCCGACGGCGGCGGCCCGAACGGCCAGGAGGGCGGCTGGGACTGGGCCGTGGTGGTGGACGGCGACGGGCTGCCCGAGGGCTGGGTCGAGGCCGGGACGCTGGCCCAGGCGGGCTCGGGAGTGACCGTGCGGGAGTACAGCCGGCCGGTGGACGCCAGGGTCGACGCGGACGCGGACCTCAAGGAGGCGCTGAGCGTGCTGCTCCGCCATGACGCCGGCTGGGTCGCGGTGCTGGACTCCTCGGGCCGGCTGGCCGGCGTGCTGACGCCGGCCCACCTCCACAGCGCCCTGCGGGCGGCGCCGGTCTCCCTCTGA
- a CDS encoding ABC transporter permease: MSDNCLVANDWICGEYLRTRQHDLLSAVGQHLVLTAESMLAGLVIAIPLTLIARQWRLSTGPILAVTTILYTVPSLAMFSLLLPFYGLSPSLVVTGLTLYSLTILVRNFLAGLRGVPEDVKEAARGMGYGPVRLLLEVEVPLALPAVFAGIRIATVSTVALVTVGAIVGYGGLGNLILSGLHSVFKAQVLTASVLCVLIAVVLDLLLLGLERLSTPWTWRRTGLLRLRAVRPGAGSGNGAGRGSGAGPETSEREAAAR, from the coding sequence GTGTCCGACAACTGCCTGGTCGCCAACGACTGGATCTGCGGGGAGTACCTCCGCACCCGGCAGCACGACCTCCTCTCGGCGGTGGGCCAGCACCTGGTGCTCACCGCGGAGTCCATGCTCGCCGGGCTGGTGATCGCGATCCCGCTGACCCTGATCGCCCGCCAGTGGCGGCTGAGCACGGGCCCGATCCTGGCGGTCACCACCATCCTCTACACGGTGCCCTCGCTGGCCATGTTCTCGCTGCTGCTGCCCTTCTACGGGCTCTCCCCCTCCCTCGTGGTGACCGGGCTGACCCTCTACTCGCTCACCATCCTGGTCCGCAACTTCCTGGCCGGGCTGCGCGGCGTCCCGGAGGACGTCAAGGAGGCCGCCCGCGGGATGGGCTACGGCCCGGTGCGGCTGCTGCTGGAGGTCGAGGTCCCGCTGGCGCTGCCCGCGGTCTTCGCCGGCATCCGGATCGCCACCGTCTCCACCGTCGCCCTGGTCACCGTGGGGGCGATCGTCGGCTACGGCGGGCTCGGCAACCTCATCCTCAGCGGGCTGCACAGCGTCTTCAAGGCGCAGGTGCTGACCGCCTCGGTGCTCTGCGTGCTGATCGCGGTGGTGCTGGACCTGCTGCTGCTCGGTCTCGAACGGCTCTCCACCCCCTGGACCTGGCGGCGGACGGGGCTGCTGAGGCTCCGCGCGGTCCGGCCGGGGGCCGGGTCCGGGAACGGGGCCGGCCGGGGGTCCGGGGCCGGTCCCGAGACCTCCGAGCGGGAGGCGGCGGCCCGATGA